The Acidobacteriota bacterium nucleotide sequence GGTCTCGCGGATCGGGGGCTCGTCCTGGTTGTTCTGCGGCATGAAGGAGAGAAGATCGCGGATGAGCGCGAGACAGGCCCGGTCGTCGGGCGCGGCGAAGTGCGCGACGCCGCTCGTGCGGTTGTGCGCGTGGGCCCCGCCCAGCTCCTCCTTGGAGATCTCCTCGTGCGTCACGGTGCGGATGACGTCCGGCCCGGTGATGAACATGTAGGACGTGTTCTCGACCATCGCCGTGAAGTCGGTGATCGCCGGGGAGTAGACGGCGCCGCCCGCGCACGGCCCCATGATGGCCGAGATCTGCGGGACCACTCCCGAGGCGAGCGTGTTCCGCAGGAAGATGTCGGCGTAGCCGGCGAGGCTGACGACTCCCTCCTGGATGCGCGCTCCGCCGGAATCGTTCAGGCCGACGATCGGCGCGCCCACCTTCATGGCCAGGTCCATGACCTTGCAGATCTTCTCGGCGTACGACTCCGAGAGCGATCCGCCGAAGACGGTGAAGTCCTGCGCGAACACGAAGAGGGGGCGCCCCTCGACCTTTCCCCAACCCGTGATGACGCCGTCACCCGGGATCTTCTGCTGCTCCATCCCGAAGAGGGTGGATCGGTGCTCGACGAAGCGGTCGAACTCCTGGAAGGTGCCGCCGTCGAGGAGCGCCTCGATGCGCTCCCGCGCCGTGAGCTTGCCCGCGTCGTGCTGGCGGCGGAGCCTCTCCTCTCCGCCCCCCTTCAGTGCGGCTTCGTTGCGGGCTCTGAGGTCGGCGTAGCGGTCCACTACCTGGCGTTCTGCCCGGCCAGCTTCTTCCAGTCGGCGAGGAACTTCTCGTTGCCGGCGTCGGTCAGGGGGTGCTTGATGAGCATCTCGTAGACCTTGAGGGGCATCGTCGCGACGTCGCTCCCGGCGAGCGCCGCCTCGAGGACGTGCACCGGGTGCCGGACGCTCGCGGTGAGGATCTCCGTCTCGAGGCCGTAGTTGTCGTAGATCTGCCGGATCTGCCGGATCACGTCCATCCCGACCTGGCCGATGTCGTCGAGCCGGCCGATGAAGGGGCTGACGTAGCTCGCGCCCAGCTTCGCGGCGACGAGGGCCTGCACGGGTGAGAAGATGAGCGTGATGTTCGTCCGGACCTTCTTCTCGGACAAAATCTTGAGGGTCTTGAGCCCTTCGGGCACCATCGGAATCTTGATGATGATGTTCGGGGCGATCTCCTTCAGCTCCATCGCCTGCTTCAGCATCCCCGGCGAGTCGATGGCGGTGACCTCG carries:
- a CDS encoding acyl-CoA carboxylase subunit beta, which translates into the protein MDRYADLRARNEAALKGGGEERLRRQHDAGKLTARERIEALLDGGTFQEFDRFVEHRSTLFGMEQQKIPGDGVITGWGKVEGRPLFVFAQDFTVFGGSLSESYAEKICKVMDLAMKVGAPIVGLNDSGGARIQEGVVSLAGYADIFLRNTLASGVVPQISAIMGPCAGGAVYSPAITDFTAMVENTSYMFITGPDVIRTVTHEEISKEELGGAHAHNRTSGVAHFAAPDDRACLALIRDLLSFMPQNNQDEPPIRETRDDPDRREERLTTLVPENPNQPYDIKELIRLVVDEGYFLEVHEEFAPNIVVGFARLDGRPVGLVANQPAVLAGALDIDSSVKGARFVRFCDAFNIPLVVFEDVPGFLPGVRQEHGGIIRHGAKLLYAFAEATVPKLTVITRKSYGGAYCVMASKHIRTDVNFAYPTAEIAVMGPEGAVEILYKKELSQAKDPAAARALRVREFRDAFANPYVAAQRGYVDEIIEPKETRPKLIAALGLLSTKIDRNPPRKHGNIPL
- the fsa gene encoding fructose-6-phosphate aldolase, whose protein sequence is MKFFLDTGSVEEIRKGLELGLVDGVTTNPSLVAKEGRSFKDLLKEICSIVSGPVNAEVTAIDSPGMLKQAMELKEIAPNIIIKIPMVPEGLKTLKILSEKKVRTNITLIFSPVQALVAAKLGASYVSPFIGRLDDIGQVGMDVIRQIRQIYDNYGLETEILTASVRHPVHVLEAALAGSDVATMPLKVYEMLIKHPLTDAGNEKFLADWKKLAGQNAR